The DNA window TGAGATTGATGATACCATATGCGCCACCGGGATTGTTAATATAACTGTTGGCGATTTTTGTTTCTCTTTTTTCGTTGTAGGTATCCAGTGAATACCGGGCCATGAAACTGAGGGAGGGTAGTATTTTCCAGTCGGCCCGTATGTTACCGAATACACGGTCTCTCACAAATCCATTCTTCACTTCATAAGCGAGGAAATAAGGATTGTTGAATACGCCGTTGGCCTGTGTGCGTTGTTGCAGGCCTTCCTGGCCGGGCATCCAGTAGTCTCTCAGGTCGCGTACATCGATGTGCGGAGAGATGGTGTATACTGCCTGTAAGGGATTGGCGCCTCTGTCTCCAGCCGGACGGTTATTGGAGTTGGTACGGCTGAAATCTAGGTTGGTGCTGAAACTCAGTTTTGAATTGGCCTGTAAGCTGGAGTTCAGGTTGAGTGCATTTTTGAACAGGTCGGTGTTAGGGATAATACCTTTGCTGGTCATATTGGCGTAACCTACCCGGTAAGCAATTTTATCGTTGTTGTTTGCCAGAGAAACAGCCGTGGTGGTGGTCATGCCGGTGTTCACAAAATTCTTCACGTTGTTTTTATGTGATACCAGCGGCATGGGAATTGGTTTGCCGTTCTGATCTTTGGGGCTGTTCCATTGTACTTCTTCATAGCCCATATCTAACTCTGCTCCGAAAGTGGCATCAATATTTTCCGTGATAATGGTACCAAAAGGATTGGTGAGCATATTACCACTGCGCGATACCGGGATACCAGAGAACTGTCCGGAGCCGAATTTGGTTTGCCATTTCAGGAATTTGTAAGGAATGTCGAATACGGTGTTTACGGAAGCATTGACAGTAGCGCGGTTTACTTTTTTACCGGTTTTAGTGGTGATGAGTACTACGCCGTTACCTGCGCGGGAGCCATACAATGCCGCAGCGCTGGGGCCTTTCAGGATGGTAACACTTTCGATGTTGTCCGGATTAATATCAGAAATAGCGTTGCCATAATCTACCTTGTTATCCTGACCAATCTGGCTGACGTTATTCACGGTGTTGGCCAGTGGTACGCCATCTACTACGAAGAGTGGCTGGTTGTCGCTGCTGAGGGAGGTAGCGCCGCGGATGATCATGCTGACAGAGGAGCCGGGACCACCGGTGGAGTTGATGGTAACACCGGCTACTTTTCCGGACATGGAATTCAGTAAGTTTTCCTGTGTGACACGGGTAAATTCTTTGCCGCCAACTTCTTCTACGGAGAAGCCCAATGCTTTCTTTTCTCTTTTAATGCCCAGGGCGGTGACGAGTACCTGCTCCAGCTCTTCCACTTTTTTTTTCATGACAACCGACAGTGATAGTTTGCTGGAATCATTAATCGTATAGCCTTTCAGGGTATCTGTCGTATAACCGGCATAGTTAAAGATAAAACGATAAGGGCCGCCGGCAGGCAATTTGGGAAAAGTGAAAATACCTTTTTCGTTGGTCAGGGTATTGGCCAGTACCTGATTGTCTGCATTCTCTACTCTTACCATTACACGTGCCAGCACTTCGTTGTTGGCGTTTTTGATAATGCCGATGGCAGCAGGATGTGTATTTTGCGCCAGCAGGCTGCCCATACACAACTGCGATAACAGCAGCAGCCAAATCGTTTTGGTGGGACGATCTTTTCGGGGTTGTCGAATATTTACACGCATAAAATATTTCATTTTTAGGCAAAAGGAATCACTGGCAGCCTTTTCAGGATGCAGTTAGTTACAGTTAAAGATGATTATATCCGGATTACGGTGTTATATAAATGATATTGTGTGTTTGTTTTATCGTCAGGTTGTTTAACGTGGCAATGGTAAACAGAAAATCGGTCAGTGATTCTTTGCTACTATCGAATGTTCCGGTAAAGCTCATGTCTGCAAGCGTACTTTCCTGGCATTGAATGGTGAGGTGATATTTCTCCGACATCAACCTGAAAATATTTGCCAGCGGCTCATTGTTGAAGGTGAATATTTCCTTTTCTGGTTTCGCGATCACCTGCTTTGTGGGAGTGCTCACTGTTTTATTGACTACCGCGGTCATTTTCACGGGGTCAAAAGAGAGATCCTCACCGGGCAACAGATAAGCGGTTTTCAGCCCTTTAATGCCCGCCAGACTATCTGGTTGCACTCTTACCTTACCGCTGATCAATTGTACGCGGATAGGTCCTTTTGCAGCGTCCCAGGCGGTGATTTTGAACACGGTCCCCAGGGCGGTAGTAGCCAGGTTACCCGCATGCACGGTAAATGGTTTGTTTTTGTCGGGAGCTACTTTGAATACGGCTTCTCCCGTTAAAAATATTTCCCGGCCGGTAACAGCAAAAGAAGACAGGTACTTTAGCTGACTACCT is part of the Chitinophaga flava genome and encodes:
- a CDS encoding FecR family protein, with the translated sequence MKHPATLLEKFFRGECNEVEKQAVTAYFAEHPEALQPWLTEESWHSFHPEHTLSTDVSDKMLAVIESRSWQKKKVKTIYYKWIAAAVLGAALTGFVWNRYHHQPAMPIAAATPVTRTVMVPDTYVQQANRTRKIMSIRLKDGSKAELAPGSQLKYLSSFAVTGREIFLTGEAVFKVAPDKNKPFTVHAGNLATTALGTVFKITAWDAAKGPIRVQLISGKVRVQPDSLAGIKGLKTAYLLPGEDLSFDPVKMTAVVNKTVSTPTKQVIAKPEKEIFTFNNEPLANIFRLMSEKYHLTIQCQESTLADMSFTGTFDSSKESLTDFLFTIATLNNLTIKQTHNIIYITP